In a single window of the Vicia villosa cultivar HV-30 ecotype Madison, WI unplaced genomic scaffold, Vvil1.0 ctg.003089F_1_1, whole genome shotgun sequence genome:
- the LOC131640388 gene encoding uncharacterized protein LOC131640388, whose protein sequence is MDLSILYPADVIGVLQDVLKTQTGSGGRKSCVNVSIRDVEGNVIELVLWEDYGKQFINYTTPNNFAGPTIIVLTHAWCKPNTVSGLLCLSNAWSGSKLHINMEHPQVEEFKASFGANLPAPSQSLTADSSVQSANNFWTKLSEVKSIRAVSEFGRDCFATTIGTTTGFNPSRFGWYFESSGNKDAERVTKFKLEVEVEYDNHKGIFVFWDKDCIPSTKLTAPEIREIMKKAGEDNPKIWSTHLDVLLNRQMVFRIKYQSQFRRFSNVKILNEDGLYKKFDDYLTPVEGANDAVMDVETESPALIPNQLTQTCEPSIVAEPDSIATHTGSPSASCSSTPAKRDIMSTSINDLIQFEELTPKQSATKGTKGKKTKQFKKD, encoded by the exons ATGGATCTTTCTATACTGTACCCTGCAGATGTTATTGGCGTATTACAAGATGTTTTGAAGACCCAAACTGGAAGTGGTGGTAGGAAATCTTGTGTCAATGTATCCATACGTGATGTCGAAGGCAACGTCATTGAGCTGGTGTTATGGGAAGATTACGGCAAACAGTTCATCAACTACACTACCCCTAACAACTTTGCTGGTCCTACTATAATTGTATTGACACATGCATGGTGCAAGCCAAACACAG TGTCGGGATTACTGTGTCTTTCCAACGCATGGAGCGGGTCTAAACTTCACATCAACATGGAACATCCACAAGTAGAAGAATTCAAAGCTAG TTTTGGTGCCAACTTACCTGCCCCATCCCAATCATTGACTGCTGATTCATCTGTTCAATCTGCTAACAATTTCTGGACGAAATTGTCCGAGGTGAAGAGTATTCGTGCGGTATCTGAATTCGGAAGG GACTGTTTTGCAACAACCATAGGGACTACCACTGGATTTAATCCCTCCAGGTTTGGATGGTATTTTGAATCTTCTGGAAATAAAGATGCTGAACGCGTTACCAA ATTCAAACTTGAGGTGGAGGTGGAATATGATAACCATAAGGGGATCTTTGTTTTTTGGGATAAGGATTGTATCCCTTCTACTAAGTTGACTGCTCCGGAAATAAGAGAAATTATGAAGAAG GCTGGAGAGGACAATCCTAAGATATGGTCTACTCACCTCGATGTTCTCTTGAATAGACAAATGGTCTTCCGTATCAAGTATCAATCACAATTCAGACGATTCTCCAACGTGAAAATACTCAACGAGGATGGCCTTTACAAAAAGTTTGATGACTACCTCACACCAGTTGAA GGAGCTAATGATGCTGTAATGGATGTGGAAACAGAGTCTCCAGCTCTTATACCAAATCAA CTCACACAAACTTGCGAACCGTCAATTGTTGCTGAACCAGATTCGATTGCTACGCATACTGGGAGTCCTTCGGCAAGTTGCAGCAGTACTCCTGCCAAGAGGGATATTATGTCAACCTCAATTAACGACTTGATTCAGTTTGAAGAACTCACTCCTAAACAATCAGCCACTAAGGGCACCAAAGGAAAGAAGACCAAGCAATTCAAAAAGGATTAA
- the LOC131640392 gene encoding tRNA dimethylallyltransferase 2, with amino-acid sequence MATENTATPNPSHGERPKVVVITGPTGSGKSKLAVDLASHFPLEVINADSMQVYTGLDILTNKLPFSEQNGVPHHLLGTVNPNTEFTAKAFRDSAIPIIDAILSRNHLPVIVGGTNYYIQALVSLFLLDDSTDDLNESNLGDSPGITGYDNSIVAENGGSSNSYDLLKDIDPVAANRIHPNNHRKINHYISLYFRTGVLPSKVFQGQAAEKWGQADNLRYDCCFISVDASLPVLDRYVEQRVDHMMDAGLLNEVYDIYSMNADYTRGLRQAIGVREFEHLLQTCVFKKRNQKEEELTDGASLQNGEPVLDGNLMEWFRSSSDTKSINLLEEAIEKVKVNTRRLVRRQKRMLSRLQTLFGWDIHYVDSTDSISSRSNDVWNSQVVETAMKIVTSFLSQNGNLSTSNGNGMKTIQRDLWTQYTCKACGDRVLRGIHEWEEHKRGRGHRKRISSLKSKAKYLSFVEQKPEPSEC; translated from the exons ATGGCGACGGAGAACACTGCAACACCAAACCCTAGCCACGGAGAACGGCCAAAAGTGGTGGTTATAACCGGCCCAACTGGTTCCGGAAAGTCAAAGCTAGCCGTCGATTTGGCCTCCCACTTCCCCCTCGAAGTAATCAACGCCGATTCCATGCAAGTCTACACCGGCCTCGACATTCTCACCAACAAGCTCCCCTTCTCCGAACAAAATG GAGTGCCGCACCATCTATTGGGTACCGTTAACCCAAACACTGAATTCACTGCCAAAGCTTTTCGCGATTCCGCTATTCCC ATCATTGATGCCATATTGTCTCGAAATCACTTACCAGTTATAGTTGGTGGTACTAATTATTATATACAG GCTCTTGTGAGTTTGTTTCTCTTAGATGACTCGACAGATGATTTGAACGAAAGCAATTTGGGTGACTCACCTG GTATCACAGGGTATGATAATAGTATTGTTGCTGAAAACGGAGGTTCTAGCAACAGTTATGATTTGCTTAAAGATATTGATCCAGTTGCAGCAAATAGAATCCATCCAAATAACCATAGAAAG ATAAACCACTACATTAGTTTGTACTTTCGTACCGGTGTTCTTCCCAGCAAAGTCTTTCAAGGACAGGCAGCAGAG AAGTGGGGTCAAGCTGATAACTTAAGATATGATTGTTGTTTTATAAGTGTAGATGCATCTCTCCCGGTATTGGACAGATATGTGGAGCAGAGGGTAGATCACATGATGGATGCAGGATTACTCAATGAAGTCTATGACATTTACTCTATGAATGCAGATTATACCAGGGGTTTGCGGCAAGCCATTGGTGTCCGTGAATTTGAGCATCTTCTTCAAACTTGTGTTTTCAAAAAGAGAAATCAGAAAGAGGAGGAGTTAACTGATGGAGCGAGCTTACAAAATGGCGAGCCAGTTCTTGATGGAAATTTAATGGAGTGGTTTAGATCTTCCTCTGATACTAAATCCATAAATCTTTTGGAAGAAGCAATTGAGAAAGTAAAGGTTAATACCAGGAGACTTGTTCGCCGTCAG AAGAGGATGCTTAGTCGACTTCAAACATTGTTTGGTTGGGACATACACTATGTTGATTCCACGGATTCAATATCGA GTCGATCAAATGATGTATGGAATAGCCAAGTGGTTGAAACTGCCATGAAGATAGTGACATCTTTCCTTAGTCAGAATGGTAACTTGTCGACGTCAAATGGCAATGGGATGAAAACAATCCAAAGGGACCTCTGGACTCAGTACACATGCAAG GCCTGCGGTGATCGTGTTCTTCGAGGAATACATGAATGGGAAGAACACAAACGCGGTCGTGGGCATCGCAAACGTATTTCTAGTCTCAAGAGCAAGGCAAAATATCTTAGTTTTGTGGAGCAGAAGCCCGAGCCATCCGAGTGCTAA